One stretch of Miscanthus floridulus cultivar M001 chromosome 18, ASM1932011v1, whole genome shotgun sequence DNA includes these proteins:
- the LOC136522027 gene encoding LOW QUALITY PROTEIN: pentatricopeptide repeat-containing protein At2g35030, mitochondrial-like (The sequence of the model RefSeq protein was modified relative to this genomic sequence to represent the inferred CDS: deleted 2 bases in 2 codons) produces MVASAALRRLRSSPRLRHAAAAAAAAAYVSYGSGAAASAAVGIERAKDPNRLIVELAAAGRVWDARKLFDGTPDPDVVSWTALVSAYARRGMLRDARALFDRPDARRNVVTWTALLSGYACARLVDEAEALFQRMPQRNVVSWNTMLEVYAAAGRVGDACALFDRMPVRDAGSWNILLATLVRSGSVDKARKLFGRMPERDVMAWTTMVDGVARSGKVEEARVLFDSMPERNVVSWNAMISGYTRNHRIDEALDLFMKMPERDIASCNIMVTGFIQNKDLKRARKLFDGMPERNVVTWTTMMNGYLKGKQSELALGLFSGMLMAGIRPNQVTFLGALDACSDLATLCEGKQVHQMICKTAFQFDTFVESALMNVYAKCGEIGLARKLFDLSREKDLISWNGIIAAYAHHGVGIEAIRLYEKMQENGYRPNDVTYVVLLSACSHSGLVDKGLKIFESMVNDRSIAVRDEHYTCLIDLCSRAGRLDDAKRLIHYLKIKPASGSVWSALLGGCNAHGNESIGNLAARNLLQAEPGNAGTYTLLSNIYASAGKWKEAAEIRSEMNNRGLKKQPGCSWIEVANKVHVFVARDKSHSESDLIYGLLQNIHHMMRIVVTVPSDLVHVDENVVSI; encoded by the exons ATGGTAGCTTCGGCGGCGCTCCGCCGGCTCCGTTCCTCGCCGCGGCTccggcacgccgccgccgccgccgccgccgccgcctacgtATCTTACGGCAGCGGGGCTGCCGCGTCCGCTGCCGTGGGGATCGAGCGCGCGAAGGACCCGAACCGCCTCATCGTGGAGCTGGCCGCGGCGGGGCGCGTGTGGGACGCGCGCAAGCTGTTCGACGGGACGCCCGACCCGGACGTGGTGTCCTGGACGGCGCTGGTGTCGGCGTACGCGAGGCGGGGGATGCTGCGCGACGCGCGGGCGCTGTTCGACCGCCCCGACGCTCGCCGGAACGTGGTCACCTGGACGGCGCTCCTCTCGGGCTACGCCTGCGCCCGCCTCGTCGACGAGGCCGAGGCGCTGTTCCAGCGGATGCCCCAGAGGAACGTCGTCTCCTGGAACACGATGCTGGAGGTGTACGCCGCGGCGGGCAGGGTGGGTGATGCCTGCGCGCTGTTCGACCGCATGCCGGTCAGGGACGCCGGCTCGTGGAACATTCTGCTGGCCACGCTGGTGCGATCAGGGAGCGTGGATAAGGCGCGC AAGCTGTTTGGGAGAATGCCGGAAAGG GATGTAATGGCTTGGACGACGATGGTTGATGGTGTTGCGCGGAGTGGTAAGGTTGAGGAGGCTCGAGTGTTGTTTGATAGCATGCCAGAGAGGAATGTAGTTTCTTGGAATGCCATGATATCTGGGTACACAAGAAACCACAGGATTGATGAAGCCCTGGATTTGTTCATGAAGATGCCTGAGAGGGATATTGCTTCTTGTAACATTATGGTTACtggttttatacaaaacaaagaTTTGAAGAGGGCACGGAAGCTCTTTGATGGGATGCCAGAAAGGAATGTTGTCACTTGGACGACCATGATGAATGGTTACTTGAAAGGCAAGCAGAGTGAGCTGGCATTGGGGTTATTTAGTGGTATGCTAATGGCAGGTATCAGACCAAACCAAGTGACATTTTTGGGTGCACTTGATGCATGCAGCGATCTCGCGACACTCTGTGAAGGGAAGCAGGTGCATCAAATGATATGCAAAACAGCATTTCAGTTTGATACTTTTGTCGAGTCTGCCCTGATGAATGTATATGCAAAGTGTGGTGAAATTGGATTGGCAAGAAAGTTGTTTGATCTTTCAAGGGAGAAGGACTTGATCTCTTGGAATGGAATCATTGCGGCATATGCGCACCATGGTGTTGGCATAGAAGCAATCCGCTTGTATGAAAAGATGCAAGAAAATGGATATAGGCCTAATGATGTCACCTATGTGGTGTTGCTCTCAGCATGTAGCCACTCTGGGTTGGTTGACAAAGGGCTTAAGATCTTTGAATCCATGGTAAATGATAGGTCAATTGCAGTGCGTGACgaacattatacttgcttgattgaTCTTTGTAGCCGAGCAGGACGACTTGATGACGCCAAAAGATTAATTCACTATCTTAAGATTAAACCTGCATCAGGTTCTGTCTGGAGTGCCCTTCTAGGTGGATGTAATGCACATGGAAATGAGAGCATTGGCAATTTGGCAGCTAGAAATCTCTTACAAGCAGAACCTGGTAACGCTGGAACCTATACTCTCCTATCCAATATCTATGCTTCAGCTGGTAAGTGGAAAGAAGCAGCAGAAATTAGGTCAGAGATGAATAATCGAGGACTAAAGAAACAACCCGGTTGTAGTTGGATAGAGGTGGCAAATAAGGTTCATGTGTTTGTAGCACGTGATAAGTCCCACAGTGAATCTGACTTGATCTATGGTCTGCTGCAAAATATCCATCACATGATGAGGATTGTTGTAACTGTCCCCAGTGACCTTGTGCATGTCGATGAGAATGTAGTGTCTATTTAG
- the LOC136521259 gene encoding cysteine-rich receptor-like protein kinase 10, translating to MMNYVIFGVLLFVLGGLGPSPAAADVFCDNLKQVAATLPQNTSSSRVQFATSIVGQAPDVVYALAFCQGDYNATACGECVAQTFNITPPPDQQCYRGFFYYNACPVFWSGDNIVDPSNATGDAPFVRWNIKNVTGDADDVRLITGLIHELVVDTVERAASTAPRRFATGVMDSGTTFPTVYSMAQCTPDLSAGDCLACLRRLVDMVNSTMALRMGAQIHVIRCYFRYEAYQFYDSQPMLRLGPVPAPAPAPTILAKHNRRKSKLWVIPVVVVPLAAAALLCFVFYSPWFRKYKKGKTMRPKAGSQELQGEELVLDGKNSEFSVFDFEQILEATDNFSDENKLGEGGFGAVYKGQFAEGLEIAVKRLASHSGQGFTEFKNEVQLIAKLQHSNLVRLLGCCSQEEEKILVYEYLPNKSLDFFIFDENRRTLLDWPKLLAIIEGIAHGLNYLHKHSRLRVIHRDLKPSNILLDQEMNPKISDFGLAKIFSSNNIEGNTTRRVVGTYGYMAPEYASEGIFSVKSDVFSFGVLVLEIISGKRNSGSHQCGDFINLIGYAWQLWDDGRWIDLVDASLVPKSHSAEMTKCIKIALLCVQENATDRPTMAEVVAMLSLSSETAMIVAEPKQPAYFNVRVGNEETSTPTESCSINDVTISVTTPR from the exons ATGATGAACTACGTCATCTTCGGCGTCCTGCTCTTCGTCCTTGGCGGCCTCGGGCCATCTCCGGCAGCCGCCGACGTATTCTGCGACAACCTTAAACAGGTGGCCGCCACTCTCCCCCAAAACACCTCCTCCTCCCGTGTACAGTTCGCCACCTCCATCGTCGGCCAAGCCCCCGACGTCGTGTACGCTCTCGCCTTCTGCCAAGGCGACTACAACGCCACCGCCTGCGGTGAATGCGTCGCCCAGACGTTCAATATAACACCGCCGCCGGACCAGCAGTGCTACCGGGGCTTCTTCTACTACAACGCGTGCCCGGTCTTCTGGTCCGGCGACAACATCGTCGACCCCTCCAACGCCACAGGCGACGCTCCTTTTGTGAGATGGAACATCAAGAACGTCACCGGAGACGCCGACGACGTCCGCCTCATCACCGGCCTCAtccacgagctggtggtggataCCGTGGAAAGGGCGGCCAGCACGGCGCCCAGGCGGTTCGCCACGGGTGTCATGGACAGTGGCACGACCTTCCCGACCGTGTACTCCATGGCGCAGTGCACGCCGGACCTTTCCGCTGGCGACTGCCTGGCGTGTCTCCGGCGTCTCGTCGACATGGTCAACTCCACCATGGCCCTGCGGATGGGAGCGCAGATCCACGTGATACGGTGTTATTTCAGGTACGAGGCCTATCAGTTCTACGACAGTCAACCCATGCTTCGTCTCGGACCGGTGCCGGCGCCAGCTCCAGCTCCAACTATACTGGCGAAACACAACA GGCGCAAGAGCAAACTCTGGGTGATTCCAGTTGTTGTAGTtcctctagcagcagcagcacttCTCTGCTTCGTTTTCTACTCCCCTTGGTTCAGAAAGTACAAGAAAG GTAAAACGATGAGGCCAAAAGCAGGATCTCAAGAATTGCAGGGAGAAGAACTAGTTTTGGACGGGAAGAATTCAGAGTTCTCGGTGTTTGATTTTGAACAGATACTGGAGGCCACAGATAATTTCTCAGATGAAAACAAGCTTGGAGAAGGAGGCTTCGGCGCTGTCTACAAG GGCCAATTTGCTGAGGGATTGGAGATAGCAGTCAAGAGACTTGCTTCACATTCAGGGCAAGGTTTCACAGAGTTCAAAAATGAAGTCCAGCTCATAGCCAAACTCCAACACAGTAATTTGGTTAGGCTCTTGGGATGTTGCTCTCAAGAAGAGGAAAAAATATTGGtttatgaatacctaccaaacAAAAGCTTGGATTTCTTCATCTTCG ATGAAAATAGAAGAACATTACTGGATTGGCCCAAACTTCTAGCAATAATTGAGGGAATAGCACATGGGCTTAATTACCTACATAAGCACTCCAGGCTGCGTGTCATACATCGAGATCTTAAACCAAGTAACATTCTCCTGGACCAAGAAATGAATCCAAAAATTTCAGATTTCGGGCTAGCAAAAATATTCAGCTCAAACAACATTGAAGGAAACACTACAAGAAGAGTTGTTGGTACATA TGGCTACATGGCACCTGAGTACGCTTCGGAGGGCATCTTCTCTGTCAAGTCCGACGTATTCAGCTTTGGTGTCCTTGTTCTTGAGATCATTAGCGGAAAACGGAACTCCGGTAGCCATCAATGTGGCGATTTCATCAATCTCATTGGATAT GCATGGCAATTATGGGACGATGGAAGGtggattgatctagttgatgcatctTTGGTTCCCAAGAGCCACTCAGCAGAAATGACTAAGTGCATCAAGATTGCATTGCTATGTGTACAAGAAAATGCGACTGATCGGCCGACCATGGCAGAGGTTGTTGCAATGCTAAGCCTAAGCAGTGAGACGGCTATGATCGTCGCTGAGCCTAAGCAGCCAGCATATTTCAATGTGAGGGTCGGAAATGAAGAGACATCCACACCTACTGAGTCATGCAGTATCAATGATGTGACCATATCGGTCACAACTCcaagatag
- the LOC136521260 gene encoding cysteine-rich receptor-like protein kinase 10 isoform X1 — translation MASVLFIVLSFLLVLPSATAIGQVCGNAGNYTANGTYQSNLASLVAAVSTNISSSAQLFANATAGQAPDAVYALALCRGDITSNLTGCCNCTRRLEVVDGDGIGELLINKETCPDDRLTRRK, via the exons ATGGCGAGCGTCCTGTTCATCGTCCTTAGCTTCCTCCTCGTGCTGCCGTCAGCAACGGCAATAGGGCAGGTCTGCGGCAACGCCGGCAACTACACGGCCAACGGCACCTACCAGTCCAACCTTGCCTCCCTCGTCGCCGCCGTCTCAACCAACATCTCTTCCTCCGCCCAACTATTCGCCAACGCCACCGCCGGCCAAGCCCCCGACGCGGTCTACGCACTCGCGCTCTGCCGCGGCGACATCACCAGCAACCTCACCGGGTGCTGCAACTGCACACGGCGTTTGGAAG TCGTTGATGGTGATGGAATTGGAGAATTGCTGATAAATAAGGAGACCTGCCCAGATGATCGTCTAACCCGCCGAAAGTGA
- the LOC136521260 gene encoding cysteine-rich receptor-like protein kinase 10 isoform X2: MASVLFIVLSFLLVLPSATAIGQVCGNAGNYTANGTYQSNLASLVAAVSTNISSSAQLFANATAGQAPDAVYALALCRGDITSNLTGCCNCTRRLEVKSLMVMELENC; encoded by the exons ATGGCGAGCGTCCTGTTCATCGTCCTTAGCTTCCTCCTCGTGCTGCCGTCAGCAACGGCAATAGGGCAGGTCTGCGGCAACGCCGGCAACTACACGGCCAACGGCACCTACCAGTCCAACCTTGCCTCCCTCGTCGCCGCCGTCTCAACCAACATCTCTTCCTCCGCCCAACTATTCGCCAACGCCACCGCCGGCCAAGCCCCCGACGCGGTCTACGCACTCGCGCTCTGCCGCGGCGACATCACCAGCAACCTCACCGGGTGCTGCAACTGCACACGGCGTTTGGAAG TCAAGTCGTTGATGGTGATGGAATTGGAGAATTGCTGA
- the LOC136521260 gene encoding cysteine-rich receptor-like protein kinase 10 isoform X3 codes for MASVLFIVLSFLLVLPSATAIGQVCGNAGNYTANGTYQSNLASLVAAVSTNISSSAQLFANATAGQAPDAVYALALCRGDITSNLTGCCNCTRRLEGGSKQLPS; via the exons ATGGCGAGCGTCCTGTTCATCGTCCTTAGCTTCCTCCTCGTGCTGCCGTCAGCAACGGCAATAGGGCAGGTCTGCGGCAACGCCGGCAACTACACGGCCAACGGCACCTACCAGTCCAACCTTGCCTCCCTCGTCGCCGCCGTCTCAACCAACATCTCTTCCTCCGCCCAACTATTCGCCAACGCCACCGCCGGCCAAGCCCCCGACGCGGTCTACGCACTCGCGCTCTGCCGCGGCGACATCACCAGCAACCTCACCGGGTGCTGCAACTGCACACGGCGTTTGGAAG GTGGATCTAAACAACTTCCCTCCTAA